A section of the Cydia splendana chromosome 1, ilCydSple1.2, whole genome shotgun sequence genome encodes:
- the LOC134792655 gene encoding 5'-AMP-activated protein kinase subunit beta-2 encodes MGNAGSNHPKEWHKDAAAKPTGAGPSSPTKEGEAFTFDKKVDDDRSGRDDDNNIEDGAPYYTKAVPESEEEFGVMRERSNTLTEGSKSTDESKVLPTVFRWEGGGKQVFISGTFTDWKTIPMVKSHGDFVTIIDLPEGEHQYKYFVDGEWRNDPTVKLVDNGMGSKNNLVKVKLSDFEVFQALAKDSEGVLSSAQTEYSQEIPQAKPWEKVSGPPILPPHLLQVILNKDTPLSCEPTLLPEPNHVMLNHLYALSIKDGVMVLSATHRYRKKYVTTLLYKPI; translated from the exons ATGGGAAACGCAGGTAGTAATCATCCCAAAGAATGGCATAAAGATGCTGCAGCCAAACCAACAGGCGCTGGTCCATCTTCCCCAACCAAAGAAGGCGAGGCTTTTACGTTTGACAAAAAGGTAGACGATGATCGAAGTGGAAGAGATGACGACAATAACATTGAGGATGGGGCCCCTTATTATACCAAGGCCGTGCCTGAGAGCGAGGAAGAATTCGGTGTTATGCGTGAACGATCAAACACGTTGACTGAAGGCAGTAAATCTACGGACGAATCGAAAGTATTGCCCACTGTGTTTAGATGGGAAGGTGGTGGTAAACAG GTTTTCATTAGTGGAACATTTACTGACTGGAAGACAATTCCTATGGTGAAGAGTCATGGAGATTTTGTGACCATAATAGACCTCCCGGAAGGCGAACACCAGTACAAGTATTTTGTGGATGGAGAGTGGCGCAATGACCCTACAGTG AAATTAGTTGACAATGGCATGGGATCCAAGAATAACTTGGTAAAGGTGAAGTTGTCAGACTTTGAGGTGTTCCAAGCTCTGGCCAAGGACAGCGAAGGAGTACTCAGCAGCGCCCAGACTGAGTATTCACAG GAAATTCCACAAGCTAAACCATGGGAGAAGGTATCAGGGCCGCCAATATTGCCCCCTCACCTATTACAAGTCATATTGAACAAAGATACACCACTTTCA tgtgaaCCAACTCTCCTACCAGAACCAAACCACGTGATGTTGAACCATCTATACGCGCTGTCAATCAAAGATGGAGTCATGGTCCTATCCGCGACCCATAGGTACCGGAAGAAATACGTCACCACCCTTCTGTATAAGCCAATATAG